One Methanobacteriaceae archaeon genomic region harbors:
- the rplV gene encoding 50S ribosomal protein L22, whose translation MAKINYAFNEDDKAKTAKAIGKSLKISPKHAVELCRELRGKKLESAKVYLEEVIQMDKAVPFKRHNKKVGHRKGLTGWPSGRYPVKAATQILKVLENAEANAEYKGLDAENLKIMHISSHRGFILKGWTPRAFGRASPNNTPTTHVQIVLGEA comes from the coding sequence ATGGCTAAAATTAATTATGCTTTTAACGAAGACGATAAGGCCAAAACTGCTAAGGCGATTGGGAAATCTTTAAAAATTTCCCCTAAACACGCTGTAGAATTATGCAGGGAACTTAGAGGAAAAAAACTCGAAAGCGCCAAAGTTTATTTGGAAGAGGTTATTCAGATGGATAAAGCTGTTCCTTTCAAAAGACACAACAAAAAGGTTGGTCACCGTAAGGGATTAACAGGATGGCCTAGTGGCCGTTACCCTGTTAAAGCTGCCACTCAAATATTAAAAGTTTTGGAAAACGCTGAAGCTAATGCAGAATACAAGGGATTGGACGCCGAAAACCTAAAAATCATGCACATTTCTAGTCATCGTGGTTTTATATTAAAGGGATGGACTCCCCGTGCTTTTGGAAGAGCAAGCCCGAATAATACGCCCACTACCCACGTGCAGATTGTCTTAGGGGAGGCTTAG
- the rpsS gene encoding 30S ribosomal protein S19, producing the protein MARKEFKYRNHTLEELQEMPLDKVIEILPSRQRRSLKRGFLPRQMKVLERIKKLKKQGQEGTKGGRPQIIKTHCRDMIVLPEMVGITFGIYNGKEFVQVQIQPEMIGCYFGEFAPTRQKVEHGDPGMGATRSSMFVPLK; encoded by the coding sequence TTGGCACGTAAAGAATTTAAGTATCGCAATCACACTTTGGAAGAATTACAAGAAATGCCTCTGGATAAGGTTATAGAAATATTACCATCCAGGCAAAGGAGATCTCTGAAAAGAGGATTCTTACCAAGGCAAATGAAGGTACTAGAAAGAATTAAAAAATTAAAAAAACAAGGACAAGAAGGTACTAAAGGTGGAAGGCCTCAAATTATTAAAACTCACTGTAGAGACATGATTGTTCTACCAGAAATGGTAGGTATAACTTTTGGTATTTACAATGGTAAAGAATTTGTTCAAGTACAAATCCAACCTGAAATGATTGGTTGTTACTTTGGGGAATTTGCACCTACACGACAAAAAGTTGAACACGGAGACCCAGGAATGGGAGCTACCAGATCATCCATGTTCGTGCCTCTTAAATAA
- a CDS encoding 50S ribosomal protein L2, with amino-acid sequence MGKRLISQRRGRGTSTFRSASHRFKGKIEYRSYDSLEKEGILKGKVADIMHDPGRSAPVALVKFENGEKRLILAPESIQINDEVACGISAPISPGNSLPLGEIPEGTPIYNIENRPGDGGKLVRSSGTYASLITHDVDKAVIELPSGELKAFNPKCRATIGVVAGGGRREKPFLKAGNRYHALKAKGKKCVTVRGVAMNAVDHPHGGGNRQHPGRPTTVSRHAPPGRKVGSIAARRTGKRR; translated from the coding sequence ATGGGAAAACGTTTAATTTCACAAAGGAGAGGTAGGGGAACTTCTACTTTTAGAAGTGCTTCTCACAGATTTAAAGGTAAGATAGAGTACCGTTCCTATGATTCATTAGAGAAAGAAGGCATCTTAAAGGGTAAAGTTGCAGATATTATGCACGACCCTGGAAGAAGTGCTCCTGTAGCATTAGTAAAATTTGAAAACGGGGAAAAAAGACTTATTTTAGCCCCGGAAAGTATTCAAATTAATGATGAGGTAGCATGTGGAATTTCAGCACCAATCAGTCCTGGAAATTCATTGCCCCTGGGAGAAATTCCGGAAGGTACTCCAATATATAATATTGAAAATCGTCCAGGAGACGGAGGTAAACTCGTAAGATCTTCTGGAACTTATGCTTCTTTGATTACTCATGATGTGGATAAAGCAGTTATTGAGCTTCCATCTGGTGAGTTAAAAGCATTCAATCCTAAGTGCAGGGCTACTATAGGCGTTGTAGCTGGTGGAGGAAGAAGAGAAAAACCATTCCTTAAAGCAGGTAACCGTTACCATGCTCTGAAAGCTAAAGGTAAAAAGTGTGTTACTGTTAGAGGAGTGGCCATGAATGCAGTGGATCACCCACACGGTGGTGGAAACAGGCAACACCCTGGACGACCTACAACCGTATCCAGACATGCCCCACCAGGAAGAAAAGTCGGTTCAATCGCGGCTCGAAGAACAGGTAAGAGGAGATAA
- a CDS encoding 50S ribosomal protein L23: protein MDPYAIIVKPHVTEKTMNLIDQNNELTFVVLRTSEKSDIKRACEELYDVKVEKVNTHINSKGIKLAYIKLSSDDKAEDIAVKMGVF from the coding sequence ATGGATCCTTATGCAATTATTGTAAAACCTCATGTAACTGAAAAAACCATGAACTTAATCGATCAAAACAATGAACTGACTTTTGTAGTTTTGAGAACCAGTGAGAAATCTGACATTAAGAGAGCTTGTGAAGAACTCTATGATGTTAAGGTGGAAAAGGTTAATACTCATATAAACTCCAAAGGAATAAAATTAGCTTACATCAAGCTTTCTTCTGATGACAAAGCAGAAGATATTGCTGTTAAGATGGGAGTATTCTAA
- the rpl4p gene encoding 50S ribosomal protein L4, producing MKKIKVYSLEGEVTEEIELPEIFQEEFRPDLIKRAVISAQTARIQPWGSDPMAGKRTTAESYGSGRGVAKVPRIKGSGSRAAFVAHVVGGRRAHPPRPQKNYHEKINRKERRFAIRSALAATVNPEIVENRGHKVENVPQIPMVVDDELCKVKKTKETREIFKKLGIIDDVVRAKEGKKIRSGKGKMRGRKYKTRKGPLIVVGEDKGISLGARNHSGVDVVLVENLNAELLAPGTHPGRLTVFTKSAIEKLGELFQ from the coding sequence ATGAAAAAAATTAAGGTTTATTCATTGGAAGGCGAAGTCACAGAAGAGATTGAACTGCCTGAAATATTCCAGGAAGAATTTAGGCCGGACCTTATAAAAAGAGCCGTTATCTCAGCACAAACTGCCCGGATTCAACCATGGGGTTCTGACCCAATGGCTGGTAAAAGGACAACTGCAGAGTCATACGGTTCTGGACGTGGTGTTGCTAAGGTTCCTCGTATAAAAGGTTCTGGTTCTAGAGCAGCATTTGTAGCTCATGTAGTAGGCGGTAGGAGAGCACACCCTCCACGCCCACAAAAAAACTACCATGAGAAAATCAACCGGAAAGAAAGGCGTTTTGCTATAAGGTCTGCTCTTGCAGCTACCGTTAACCCAGAAATTGTTGAGAATAGAGGCCATAAAGTAGAAAATGTGCCTCAAATTCCAATGGTGGTTGATGATGAGCTCTGCAAGGTCAAGAAAACTAAAGAAACCAGGGAAATTTTCAAAAAGTTAGGCATAATCGATGATGTTGTCCGAGCTAAAGAAGGAAAAAAAATTAGATCTGGTAAAGGTAAAATGCGAGGTCGTAAATATAAGACTCGTAAAGGACCTCTAATAGTTGTGGGTGAAGACAAAGGAATCAGCTTAGGTGCTAGAAACCACTCCGGTGTTGATGTGGTTTTAGTAGAAAATCTTAATGCTGAATTATTAGCTCCTGGAACTCATCCTGGAAGATTAACAGTTTTTACCAAATCTGCTATAGAAAAATTGGGGGAACTCTTCCAATAG
- the rpl3p gene encoding 50S ribosomal protein L3, which produces MARHHQPRKGSVAFSPRKRAAKETPRIKSWPMADEPRLLGLAGYKVGMTHVMMVDNTKNSPTEGMEISTPVTILEVPPICVMGIRAYENTTRGLKAMGDVLADNLNEELSRKISLPKEYNKDAAVEKIKENLQHVAEIRVLINTNPKVTSVPKKKPEIFECGVGGKTPDEQLNFAIEMLGKEISAKDIMDDGEYVDSIAITKGKGFQGPVKRWGIRIQYGKAARSSKARHVGSIGPWTPSRTMWTVAQAGQMGYHKRTEYNKKILKIGEASEADAVNPAGGFVKYGLVKNDYIIIKGSVPGPSKRLIILRKAIRSNGKNSDAPQINYISTASKQGV; this is translated from the coding sequence ATGGCTAGACATCATCAACCAAGAAAAGGATCAGTTGCATTTAGTCCTAGAAAGCGAGCAGCCAAAGAGACACCAAGAATCAAGTCCTGGCCAATGGCCGATGAGCCGAGATTATTGGGTCTTGCTGGATATAAAGTGGGCATGACTCACGTTATGATGGTAGATAATACTAAAAATTCCCCAACTGAGGGAATGGAGATTTCTACACCTGTTACTATTCTAGAAGTACCACCCATATGTGTGATGGGTATCAGGGCTTATGAAAATACTACTCGTGGTTTAAAAGCCATGGGAGATGTTCTCGCTGACAATTTAAATGAAGAACTATCAAGGAAGATATCACTTCCTAAAGAATACAATAAAGATGCTGCAGTGGAAAAAATTAAAGAAAACCTGCAACATGTTGCTGAGATACGAGTTTTAATTAACACTAATCCCAAAGTAACCAGCGTACCTAAGAAAAAGCCGGAAATATTTGAATGCGGTGTCGGGGGCAAAACCCCTGATGAACAACTAAATTTTGCCATTGAAATGCTGGGTAAAGAAATTAGTGCCAAAGATATTATGGATGATGGAGAATATGTTGACTCCATTGCTATAACTAAAGGTAAAGGTTTTCAGGGCCCAGTCAAAAGATGGGGTATTCGGATTCAGTATGGTAAAGCTGCTAGAAGTAGTAAAGCACGGCACGTTGGTTCCATAGGTCCTTGGACTCCTTCCAGAACTATGTGGACTGTTGCCCAAGCTGGTCAAATGGGATATCACAAAAGAACTGAATATAATAAAAAAATATTAAAAATCGGTGAAGCATCTGAGGCAGACGCTGTTAACCCAGCTGGAGGGTTTGTTAAGTACGGTCTGGTCAAAAATGATTACATAATCATTAAAGGATCAGTTCCAGGCCCTTCAAAAAGATTAATTATTCTAAGAAAAGCTATTAGGTCCAATGGAAAAAATAGTGACGCTCCTCAGATTAACTACATCAGTACAGCATCTAAACAAGGTGTTTAA
- a CDS encoding putative RNA uridine N3 methyltransferase gives MLKKHLSIFIPDSLTAETTDLKLKTYKVGAIARSAAIFNADRIVVYHDDANKKEAKFISDILTYMNTPQYLRKKVFPIRNELKHVGLLPPLRTPHHPTGKPGEGDYRQGLTLKRTRKGTFVDIGADKTAFCKEQLTVNKILSFRVTKLGKEIIVEPDEPENEYWGYETLSNYNNLHQSLKTVKPDFVVATSRNAAPITSILDEVKFKVQNAKHVAILFGGPYSGLPDDIGSQNLVDLEVNTIPLQGTKTVRTEEAVLATLSVFNLLLNSD, from the coding sequence ATGCTAAAGAAGCATTTATCTATATTTATCCCGGACTCTTTAACTGCGGAAACTACTGATTTAAAACTCAAAACCTATAAGGTTGGAGCGATTGCGAGATCCGCAGCTATATTCAATGCAGACCGGATTGTAGTGTATCATGACGATGCAAACAAAAAAGAGGCAAAATTTATTAGTGATATTCTCACTTATATGAATACACCTCAGTATCTTCGAAAGAAGGTATTTCCGATAAGGAATGAGTTAAAGCATGTGGGTTTACTCCCACCACTTAGAACTCCACACCACCCCACAGGGAAACCCGGCGAAGGCGATTACAGACAGGGACTAACGCTCAAAAGGACCAGAAAAGGGACCTTCGTTGACATAGGGGCGGATAAAACCGCTTTTTGCAAGGAACAACTAACTGTAAATAAAATACTAAGCTTTCGAGTAACCAAGCTGGGTAAAGAGATAATAGTCGAACCGGATGAACCAGAAAATGAGTACTGGGGATATGAGACTTTATCCAATTATAATAATCTTCACCAAAGTTTAAAGACAGTAAAACCGGATTTTGTGGTGGCAACATCCCGTAATGCTGCACCGATAACTTCTATTTTAGATGAAGTGAAATTTAAGGTACAAAACGCCAAACATGTGGCTATTTTGTTTGGTGGTCCTTATTCTGGCTTACCTGATGATATTGGAAGTCAGAATCTGGTGGACTTAGAAGTGAATACTATACCTCTTCAGGGCACCAAAACTGTAAGGACAGAAGAAGCAGTTTTAGCGACTTTGTCTGTTTTTAACTTGCTCTTAAACTCAGATTAA
- a CDS encoding METTL5 family protein, which translates to MKTNFKPIKKQRHLEMALESISGHPKPKIELEQYHTPSIIASDVLWNAYNLGDIEDKNVIDLGCGTGIFALGSAMLGAECACGIDIDLDALIMARETSEKLGLNEKINFIEMDINNISSEKIKFMDTCIQNPPFGSQLKVKKGADRIFMEKAIHLANVVYSFHMAETEDFVENYFSNLGGKITQKFYYTFSIPRTYSFHKQEAKKIEVIVVRVERINK; encoded by the coding sequence ATGAAAACTAATTTTAAGCCCATAAAAAAACAAAGACATTTAGAAATGGCTTTAGAATCAATTTCTGGCCACCCTAAACCCAAAATAGAATTGGAGCAATATCACACACCTTCTATAATTGCTTCTGATGTTTTGTGGAATGCTTATAATTTAGGAGATATTGAAGATAAAAATGTAATTGATTTAGGTTGTGGAACTGGAATTTTTGCTTTAGGGTCTGCTATGTTGGGTGCTGAATGTGCTTGTGGGATAGATATTGATCTTGATGCGTTGATTATGGCCCGCGAAACCTCTGAAAAACTGGGTTTAAATGAGAAGATAAATTTTATTGAAATGGATATTAATAATATATCTTCTGAAAAAATAAAGTTTATGGATACTTGTATTCAAAATCCACCCTTCGGATCTCAACTAAAAGTAAAAAAGGGAGCAGATAGAATATTTATGGAAAAGGCCATCCACCTAGCCAATGTAGTATATTCTTTTCACATGGCGGAAACCGAAGATTTTGTGGAAAATTATTTTTCAAATTTAGGTGGTAAAATAACTCAAAAGTTTTATTACACGTTTTCAATTCCTCGAACTTATTCTTTCCATAAACAAGAGGCTAAAAAAATAGAAGTGATTGTAGTAAGAGTTGAAAGAATTAATAAGTAA